In Helicobacter anatolicus, the sequence GTATTTTGTGCAGATTTTAACCTCAGAGAATCCATCTAATACATCAAGCTTCATAAGCGCTAATTGATTGCAACCATTGATTTTGCAAGCATATTTCAAAGCAATTGCATCAATCCATCCACAGCGTCTTTTTCTACCTGTTGTTGTGCCAAATTCAAAACCTTTTTGTCCGATAAGCTCTCCTGTTTGGTTGTTTTCTTCTGTGGGGAAGGGGCCATTGCCTACTCTAGTGCAATAAGCTTTTGCAATCCCAATAATGTTTTGTAATTCTTTGGGGGCAATTCCTGTTCCGCTACTAGCACCAGCCGCAGTAGTAGTAGAGCTAGTGACAAAAGGATAGGTGCCATGATCAATATCTAACATGCTTCCTTGTGCACCTTCAAGTAGTATTTTTTGTTTAGAATCAAGCGCTTCCCAAAGTAGTCTTGTTGTATCTGTGATAAAAGGCAAGAAATGGGGTTGTAAATTTTTAATATTTGCAAAAATTTCTTGTGGTGTGGGGAAGGTGATGTTGTAAAGAGTTTCTAAGGGCTTTAGCTCTTCATAATAATTTTGTAATTTATTAGAAAATGCATCAAGGTTTTTTAGCTCTCCCATTCTAAACCCCACTCTTGAAATTTTATCACTATAAGCAGGGCCAATGCCTTTTTTTGTGGTACCAATAGCACTTTTAGAATGGTTTTCTTTTAAGGAATCTAAGATTTGATGATAGGGAGTGATAATATGTGCGCGATCACTAATAAAGA encodes:
- a CDS encoding adenylosuccinate synthase, with translation MADLIVGVQWGDEGKGKIVDNLAKNYQYVVRYQGGHNAGHTIVVENKKYALHLMPSGILYPNCKNIIGNGVVISLEALYEEMQQFPNLEKRLFISDRAHIITPYHQILDSLKENHSKSAIGTTKKGIGPAYSDKISRVGFRMGELKNLDAFSNKLQNYYEELKPLETLYNITFPTPQEIFANIKNLQPHFLPFITDTTRLLWEALDSKQKILLEGAQGSMLDIDHGTYPFVTSSTTTAAGASSGTGIAPKELQNIIGIAKAYCTRVGNGPFPTEENNQTGELIGQKGFEFGTTTGRKRRCGWIDAIALKYACKINGCNQLALMKLDVLDGFSEVKICTKYQYHGQIIDYIPSDLENVTPIYESFKGWNHTFGIRDFKQLPIEAQNYITTLEKIIGVKISIISTSPERDDVIFL